The Myxococcota bacterium genome contains a region encoding:
- a CDS encoding MMPL family transporter produces MLTPIQFGVAAGIPLLVAAAVSVLRPRWIVDHPIWVLVLHGVITVIFAAAFFRWEPFGVRIGIDASSEPLLPENDPGEPLYQRAILSFGDDDVFVISMETDGVFTQPNLATLKSVGAEIQKLPGVRGIESLAKVYAYRWNAKTEIVEMGQFIDEVPSDPAALADLRTRALSDPLYPKTIVSRDGKTAAINVTFSAMSDDEFVKQDLDGRIAAILKQATRPGVTFHVTGRPHVRAQAHELLVHDLARLVPIAVAVSVIALWLMTGSLRGTLVPLLFNVMACFWSYGAMAAMGGNLNLITLCMGPALITIGGVTAVHSFECYEQIAKTSRDAREAALRTLEYTADVVLIAGLTTIVGFAALLINEIPATNELGGYCIFGVASITVISLTGLPAMLSLLPLHHEETGRALYTAQTRLAEWFQHNVERRLEKLGQWQIEHRNGVLLAWVLSGVVACLLMPRIVTDTDFITFFRKSSAVRQDFTAVNEKLTGAVPLYVVLESGKEGTFRDPEALRAVERLEARIDKLPGVTAVVSAADLVKIAHQAMEQGKPEAFTIPDTRPELAELMFLIPKEKLRTFATSNHSSANLLVRSDRLGSAALRELEDAIHAAIAAESLPAGIQADVTGNSIRINRGADGIAGNQVAQLTFTIVCALFIVMVVFRSVGLGLLAMPTNVLPVFLFYGALGAGVAPLSIPISLIGSVALGITVDDTSHFLNAFRHRRADGQSAERAALECTMEVCRAMVVTSTMEITGFLVMTFSSFATLQEFGYLTAITMTMCLATDVLMLPAMVVKLQKLAVPASDRLRASPARGESPA; encoded by the coding sequence GTGCTCACGCCGATCCAGTTCGGCGTCGCGGCCGGCATCCCGCTGCTCGTGGCCGCCGCGGTCTCGGTGCTCCGCCCGCGCTGGATCGTCGACCACCCGATCTGGGTGCTCGTGCTGCACGGCGTGATCACGGTGATCTTCGCCGCGGCGTTCTTCCGCTGGGAGCCGTTCGGCGTGCGCATCGGCATCGACGCCTCGAGCGAGCCGCTCCTGCCCGAGAACGACCCGGGCGAGCCCTTGTACCAGCGCGCGATCCTGTCGTTCGGCGACGACGACGTGTTCGTGATCTCGATGGAGACCGACGGCGTCTTCACGCAGCCGAACCTCGCGACCCTGAAGTCGGTCGGCGCCGAGATCCAGAAGCTGCCCGGCGTGCGCGGCATTGAGAGCCTGGCCAAGGTCTACGCCTACCGCTGGAACGCGAAGACCGAGATCGTCGAGATGGGCCAGTTCATCGACGAGGTCCCGTCCGATCCCGCCGCGCTGGCCGACCTGCGCACGCGCGCGCTGTCCGACCCGCTCTACCCCAAGACGATCGTGTCTCGCGACGGCAAGACCGCGGCCATCAACGTGACCTTCAGCGCGATGAGCGACGACGAGTTCGTCAAGCAAGATCTCGACGGGCGCATCGCCGCGATCCTGAAGCAGGCCACGCGGCCGGGAGTCACCTTCCACGTGACCGGCCGCCCGCACGTGCGCGCGCAGGCGCACGAGCTCCTGGTGCACGACCTGGCGCGGCTGGTCCCGATCGCGGTGGCGGTGTCGGTGATCGCGCTCTGGCTCATGACCGGGTCGCTGCGCGGCACGCTCGTGCCGCTGCTGTTCAACGTGATGGCCTGCTTCTGGTCCTACGGCGCGATGGCGGCCATGGGCGGGAACCTGAACCTGATCACGCTGTGCATGGGGCCTGCGCTGATCACGATCGGCGGAGTCACCGCCGTGCACAGCTTCGAGTGCTACGAGCAGATCGCCAAGACCTCGCGCGACGCGCGCGAGGCGGCGCTGCGCACGCTCGAATACACCGCGGACGTGGTGCTGATCGCGGGGCTCACCACGATCGTCGGCTTCGCGGCCCTGCTCATCAACGAGATTCCGGCCACCAACGAGCTGGGCGGCTATTGCATCTTCGGCGTGGCCTCGATCACGGTCATCTCGCTCACCGGCCTGCCCGCGATGCTCTCGCTGTTGCCGCTGCACCACGAGGAGACCGGGCGCGCGCTCTACACCGCGCAGACGCGGCTGGCCGAGTGGTTCCAGCACAACGTCGAGCGGCGGCTCGAAAAGCTGGGCCAGTGGCAGATCGAGCACCGCAACGGCGTGCTCCTGGCCTGGGTCTTGTCCGGCGTGGTCGCCTGTCTCTTGATGCCGCGCATCGTGACCGACACCGACTTCATCACCTTTTTCCGCAAGAGCTCCGCCGTGCGCCAGGACTTCACGGCGGTGAACGAGAAGCTCACCGGCGCGGTGCCGCTCTACGTGGTGCTCGAGAGCGGGAAGGAGGGCACGTTCCGCGATCCCGAGGCGCTGCGCGCGGTCGAGCGGCTGGAGGCGCGCATCGACAAGCTCCCGGGAGTCACCGCCGTCGTGTCTGCGGCCGACCTGGTGAAGATCGCGCACCAGGCCATGGAGCAAGGCAAGCCCGAGGCGTTCACGATTCCCGACACGCGGCCCGAGCTCGCCGAACTGATGTTCCTGATTCCGAAGGAGAAGCTGCGCACGTTCGCGACCTCGAATCACTCCAGCGCGAACCTGCTCGTGCGTTCCGATCGGCTCGGCTCGGCCGCGCTGCGCGAGCTGGAGGATGCCATCCACGCGGCGATCGCCGCGGAGTCACTCCCGGCCGGTATCCAAGCCGACGTCACCGGCAACTCGATCCGCATCAACCGCGGCGCCGACGGCATCGCCGGCAACCAGGTCGCCCAGCTCACGTTCACGATCGTCTGCGCGCTCTTCATCGTGATGGTCGTGTTCCGCAGCGTCGGCCTGGGCCTGCTCGCCATGCCGACCAACGTGCTGCCGGTGTTCCTGTTCTACGGGGCGCTGGGGGCCGGCGTCGCGCCGCTCTCGATCCCGATCAGCCTGATCGGATCGGTGGCGCTCGGCATCACGGTCGACGACACGAGTCACTTCCTGAACGCCTTCCGGCACCGCCGCGCCGACGGCCAGAGCGCCGAGCGCGCGGCGCTCGAGTGCACGATGGAAGTGTGCCGTGCGATGGTCGTGACCTCGACCATGGAGATCACGGGCTTCCTGGTCATGACGTTCTCGAGCTTCGCCACGCTGCAGGAGTTCGGCTATCTCACCGCGATCACGATGACGATGTGTCTCGCAACCGACGTGCTGATGCTGCCCGCCATGGTCGTGAAGCTGCAGAAGCTCGCCGTGCCGGCCAGCGACCGGCTGCGGGCGAGCCCGGCGCGCGGCGAGTCACCGGCGTGA
- a CDS encoding PPK2 family polyphosphate kinase: MPKGKKSKKDLAARYRVDDGHGFRLADVDPEDTARLESADEASPEMAKSLETLRDLQQKLYADDRWALLILLQGIDAAGKDGTIAHVMSGVDPQGCQVWSFKRPSEEDLDHDFLWRSAFRRPERGRIGIWNRSYYEEVLVVRVHPELLQHEHLPARLVTKQIWKERCEDIVAHERYLARNGVVVVKLLLHVSKEEQLRRLLARIEERDKNWKFETGDIAERAHWHDYQDAFEDMVRRTATPHAPWYVVPADHKWFARLVVSQVLVATLRELDPQYPEVDAPRRRQLARIRTALERQK, encoded by the coding sequence ATGCCGAAGGGGAAGAAGTCGAAGAAGGACCTGGCGGCCCGCTATCGCGTCGACGACGGCCACGGCTTCCGCCTGGCGGACGTGGACCCGGAGGACACCGCGCGCCTGGAGTCGGCCGACGAGGCGAGTCCAGAGATGGCCAAGTCTCTCGAGACACTGCGCGACCTGCAGCAGAAGCTCTACGCCGACGACCGCTGGGCGCTCCTGATCCTCTTGCAGGGCATCGACGCCGCGGGCAAGGACGGCACGATCGCGCACGTGATGTCGGGCGTGGATCCGCAGGGCTGCCAGGTCTGGTCGTTCAAGCGGCCGTCCGAGGAGGACCTCGACCACGACTTCCTGTGGCGCAGCGCGTTCCGCCGCCCCGAGCGCGGCCGGATCGGCATCTGGAACCGCTCGTACTACGAAGAGGTGCTGGTGGTGCGCGTGCACCCCGAGCTGCTCCAGCACGAACATCTGCCCGCGCGCCTGGTCACGAAACAGATCTGGAAGGAGCGCTGCGAGGACATCGTGGCGCACGAGCGCTATCTCGCGCGCAACGGCGTGGTCGTGGTGAAGCTGCTCCTGCACGTCTCGAAGGAAGAGCAGCTCCGGCGGCTCCTCGCGCGCATCGAGGAGCGGGACAAGAACTGGAAGTTCGAGACCGGCGACATCGCGGAGCGCGCGCACTGGCACGACTACCAGGACGCATTCGAGGACATGGTGCGGCGCACCGCCACGCCACACGCCCCGTGGTACGTGGTGCCCGCGGACCACAAGTGGTTCGCGCGGCTGGTCGTCTCACAAGTGCTCGTGGCCACCTTGCGCGAGCTCGACCCGCAGTATCCCGAGGTCGACGCCCCACGCCGCCGCCAGCTCGCGAGGATCCGCACCGCGCTCGAGCGCCAGAAGTGA
- a CDS encoding SDR family oxidoreductase codes for MNGWTDGSILLTGATGLLGAELLPRLLTAAPEARVHCLVRARDRAQLALRASELVAGAGLSAELAERVRVHAGDMRADGLGLEAPARAALAREVRAVVHAAASTRFDLDLADARAINVTGTRHVLAFAREAGARLHHVSTAYVVGDRQGGFHNAYEQSKLESEELVRAAARDLHTTVYRPSIIVGDSQSGRTPHFRVLYDPFKWVIYGKTSLLPCRPEVRIDVVPVDWVCDALLALGERSTGSGATYLLAAGAARSLSIGEILARSEPIVNGWLAAHGQPTVPVPRIVSPDAATPELAQLFAAGAAVMRTHLPYMLDELLFDDAATEAALADSPRCPPLAEYLAAILGYALERRFGLP; via the coding sequence ATGAATGGTTGGACGGACGGATCGATCCTGCTGACGGGCGCCACGGGCCTGCTCGGCGCCGAGCTCCTGCCTCGTCTGCTCACGGCCGCGCCCGAGGCGCGCGTGCACTGCCTGGTGCGCGCGCGCGACCGCGCACAGCTCGCGCTGCGCGCGTCGGAGCTCGTGGCGGGTGCGGGGCTGTCGGCGGAGCTGGCCGAGCGCGTGCGCGTGCATGCCGGCGACATGCGCGCGGACGGCCTGGGCCTCGAGGCGCCCGCGCGCGCGGCGCTGGCACGCGAGGTGCGCGCCGTGGTGCACGCCGCCGCCAGCACGCGCTTCGACCTCGACCTGGCCGACGCGCGCGCGATCAACGTGACCGGCACGCGCCACGTGCTGGCGTTCGCGCGCGAGGCCGGCGCTCGGCTCCACCACGTCTCGACGGCCTACGTGGTCGGCGACCGCCAGGGCGGCTTCCACAACGCCTACGAACAGAGCAAGCTCGAGTCCGAAGAGCTCGTGCGCGCCGCCGCGCGCGACCTACACACCACGGTGTACAGGCCCAGCATCATCGTGGGCGACTCGCAGAGCGGCCGCACGCCGCACTTCCGCGTGCTCTACGACCCCTTCAAGTGGGTGATCTACGGCAAGACGAGTCTCTTGCCCTGCCGGCCCGAGGTGCGGATCGACGTGGTGCCGGTCGACTGGGTGTGCGACGCGCTGCTGGCGCTGGGCGAGCGCTCGACCGGGTCGGGCGCGACTTACCTGCTCGCGGCCGGCGCGGCGCGCTCGCTGTCGATCGGCGAGATCCTCGCGCGCTCCGAGCCGATCGTGAACGGCTGGCTGGCCGCGCACGGGCAGCCGACCGTGCCCGTGCCGCGCATCGTGTCGCCCGACGCCGCGACCCCGGAGCTGGCCCAGCTGTTCGCAGCCGGCGCGGCGGTCATGCGCACGCACCTGCCCTACATGCTCGACGAGCTCCTGTTCGACGATGCGGCGACCGAGGCGGCGCTGGCTGACTCGCCCCGCTGCCCGCCGCTCGCGGAGTATCTGGCGGCGATCCTCGGCTACGCGCTCGAGCGGCGCTTCGGGTTGCCGTAG
- a CDS encoding aldo/keto reductase: MNHATLGRFGRVSRLTLGGGGIGQIWGETSKDEALRTVEAAVAAGIDLLDTAPMYRNCEQFIGEAFGGRLPPGLRVTSKCALGSPPAGEAPARIRASLERSLAAMKLERIDLYFLHTNICPDDYVYAHGNDRRAQLATTWSLYVDQVVPTFESLAREGRIGAWGITAVGVPDTVVRALEHAPRPRAAQVVANLLDSAGSLRRFEEPARPREIARAARAAGVGVLGIRAVQAGALTRELDRALSPNHPDARDYARAAPFRALCERWGEDPAVVAHRYALSLPNVDTVVLGVKNRIELAQCLAAEAAGPLAADQIAEIDSSAARP, from the coding sequence GTGAACCACGCGACGCTCGGCCGCTTCGGGCGCGTGAGTCGCCTGACGCTCGGGGGCGGCGGCATCGGCCAGATCTGGGGCGAGACGAGCAAGGACGAGGCGCTGCGCACGGTCGAAGCGGCCGTGGCGGCGGGCATCGACCTGCTCGACACCGCGCCCATGTACCGCAACTGCGAGCAGTTCATCGGGGAGGCCTTCGGCGGCCGCCTGCCGCCCGGGCTGCGCGTCACCTCGAAGTGCGCGCTCGGCTCGCCGCCCGCCGGCGAAGCTCCGGCGCGCATCCGCGCGTCGCTCGAGCGGAGCCTCGCCGCGATGAAGCTCGAGCGCATCGACCTGTACTTCCTGCACACGAACATCTGCCCCGACGACTACGTGTACGCGCACGGCAACGACCGGCGCGCGCAGCTGGCCACGACCTGGTCGCTGTACGTGGACCAGGTGGTGCCGACCTTCGAGTCACTTGCGCGCGAAGGCAGGATCGGCGCCTGGGGCATCACGGCCGTGGGTGTCCCCGACACGGTCGTGCGCGCCCTCGAGCACGCGCCGCGCCCGCGCGCGGCGCAGGTGGTCGCGAACCTGCTCGACAGCGCAGGCAGCCTGCGCCGCTTCGAAGAGCCCGCGCGGCCGCGCGAGATCGCCCGCGCCGCCCGGGCCGCGGGCGTGGGCGTGCTCGGCATCCGCGCCGTGCAGGCCGGCGCGCTCACGCGCGAGCTCGACCGCGCCCTGTCTCCGAACCACCCGGACGCGCGCGACTACGCGCGCGCCGCGCCGTTTCGCGCGCTGTGCGAGCGCTGGGGCGAAGACCCGGCCGTGGTCGCGCACCGCTACGCCCTGTCGCTGCCGAACGTCGACACGGTCGTGCTCGGCGTGAAGAACCGGATCGAGCTCGCGCAGTGTCTCGCCGCGGAGGCCGCGGGGCCGCTCGCCGCCGACCAGATCGCAGAGATCGACTCGTCCGCAGCCCGACCTTAG
- a CDS encoding methyltransferase domain-containing protein: protein MSDEGTIRGAYDGSSVAFRALEAWGWGEFVNLGFYPLLALPGLLFGMAPFQRRLAARAVDLLAPGPGERVLDAGCGRGGASALVAARGAEVLGVDLLPESIAAAQARFGADPRLRFAVADVTRLPARAAGVDLSAGCFDAVLCLEAGFHLGAKGRRAFLEEAARVLRPGGRLVLVDFAWRDSRPERIAELDRDRLVRDTWRFAEFEPLERYRASLRELGFVERAFRDWTGPVTDRFQHIATFLARTGNTRAGRAFWCALRPRLARIPPHEWATLVPLMRAHDEVRRASRYVAFLLEKPA from the coding sequence GTGAGCGACGAGGGCACGATTCGCGGCGCGTACGACGGCTCGAGCGTCGCGTTTCGCGCGCTCGAGGCCTGGGGCTGGGGCGAGTTCGTGAACCTCGGCTTCTACCCGCTTCTGGCGCTGCCCGGGCTGCTGTTCGGCATGGCGCCGTTCCAGCGGCGCCTCGCCGCGCGCGCCGTCGATCTGCTGGCGCCCGGCCCGGGCGAGCGCGTGCTCGACGCGGGCTGCGGGCGCGGCGGCGCGTCGGCGCTCGTCGCGGCGCGCGGCGCCGAGGTGCTCGGCGTCGATCTCCTGCCCGAGAGCATCGCGGCGGCGCAGGCGCGCTTCGGCGCCGACCCGCGGCTGCGCTTCGCGGTCGCCGACGTGACTCGCCTCCCGGCTCGCGCCGCGGGCGTCGACCTGTCCGCGGGCTGCTTCGACGCCGTGCTGTGTCTCGAGGCCGGCTTCCACCTGGGCGCGAAGGGGCGCCGCGCGTTCCTGGAGGAGGCCGCGCGCGTGCTGCGGCCCGGCGGGCGGCTCGTGCTGGTCGACTTCGCCTGGCGTGACTCGCGCCCGGAGCGCATCGCCGAGCTCGACCGCGACCGGCTGGTGCGAGACACCTGGCGCTTCGCCGAGTTCGAGCCGCTCGAGCGCTACCGCGCGTCGCTGCGCGAGCTCGGCTTCGTGGAGCGTGCGTTCCGCGACTGGACCGGACCCGTGACCGACCGCTTCCAGCACATCGCGACCTTCCTGGCGCGCACCGGAAACACGCGCGCCGGCCGCGCGTTCTGGTGCGCGCTGCGGCCGCGCCTGGCCCGGATCCCGCCGCACGAGTGGGCAACGCTGGTCCCGCTCATGCGCGCTCACGACGAGGTTCGGCGTGCCTCGCGCTACGTCGCGTTCCTGCTCGAGAAGCCGGCTTAG
- the mscL gene encoding large-conductance mechanosensitive channel protein MscL, producing the protein MSLLSDFRDFVNRGNVMDLAVGVIIGGAFGKIVSSLVGDVLMPAIGIVMGGINFAGLAVQIGGTAEAPVLLKYGSFIQAIVDFLIIAFCVFLLVRAVTAVQKPKAAAPAPPTAQEKLLMEIRDLLRARG; encoded by the coding sequence ATGAGTCTCCTGTCCGATTTCCGCGACTTCGTGAACCGGGGCAACGTGATGGACCTGGCCGTGGGCGTGATCATCGGCGGGGCGTTCGGAAAGATCGTCTCGTCCCTGGTCGGCGACGTACTGATGCCGGCGATCGGCATCGTGATGGGCGGCATCAACTTCGCGGGCCTGGCGGTGCAGATCGGCGGCACGGCCGAGGCGCCGGTGCTGCTCAAGTACGGCTCGTTCATCCAGGCGATCGTCGACTTCCTGATCATCGCGTTCTGCGTGTTCCTCTTGGTCCGCGCCGTCACCGCGGTCCAGAAGCCCAAAGCCGCGGCACCCGCGCCACCGACCGCGCAGGAGAAGCTACTCATGGAGATCCGCGACCTCCTGCGCGCGCGCGGCTGA
- a CDS encoding carboxylesterase/lipase family protein, which produces MGVVVDTVSGKLKGERRGGHERFLGIPFAAAPVGERRWRAPQPAPLWSRTRPALAFGASAPQPPSALPGMAVGPQDEDCLYLNVFTPRADGARRPVLFWIHGGGFTTGGAAQAMYDGGRLAERGDVVVVTINYRLGSLGYLHLPGCDANLGQLDQIAALEWTRDNIRAFGGDPDQVTIFGESAGGMAVATLLGMPGARGLFRGAIAQSGAAQNVHTRASAAEVTAAVLAELGQSVPELAKLRELPVSALIEAQKKVTAARRAELELAFCPTVDPATLPKPPLDAVREGAASGVALLVGSNRDEIKLFRLGVAESASLSPESLLKRVRGTLGAVRADPARAEALVDTYRAARAGRASVEPGELLDAIQSDRTFRIPAIRLAEAQRRNEARTYMYFFTWESPARRGTLGACHALELPFVFGTLDAPTMDRFAGKGPEADALSAQMMDAWIAFARAGEPTHGGVSHWPAYDTRTRATLVFDRECQLVHAPLDAERAAWEGIL; this is translated from the coding sequence ATGGGCGTAGTCGTCGACACGGTCTCGGGAAAGCTAAAGGGCGAGCGGCGGGGCGGGCACGAGCGCTTCCTCGGCATTCCGTTCGCCGCGGCGCCGGTGGGCGAGCGGCGCTGGCGCGCGCCGCAGCCCGCGCCGCTGTGGTCGCGCACGCGGCCGGCGCTCGCGTTCGGCGCGTCGGCGCCCCAGCCGCCCAGCGCGCTCCCGGGTATGGCCGTCGGCCCGCAGGACGAAGACTGCCTGTATCTCAACGTGTTCACGCCGCGCGCGGACGGCGCGCGCCGGCCCGTGCTGTTCTGGATCCACGGCGGCGGCTTCACCACCGGCGGGGCTGCGCAGGCCATGTACGACGGCGGCCGGCTCGCCGAGCGCGGCGACGTGGTGGTCGTGACCATCAACTACCGGCTCGGGTCGTTGGGCTATCTGCACCTGCCGGGCTGCGACGCCAACCTGGGCCAGCTCGACCAGATCGCGGCGCTGGAATGGACGCGCGACAACATCCGCGCGTTCGGCGGCGACCCCGACCAGGTCACGATCTTCGGCGAGAGCGCCGGCGGCATGGCCGTCGCGACCCTGCTCGGCATGCCGGGCGCACGCGGCTTGTTCCGGGGCGCGATCGCGCAGAGCGGCGCCGCGCAGAACGTGCACACGCGCGCGAGCGCGGCCGAAGTCACTGCCGCGGTGCTGGCCGAGCTCGGCCAGTCGGTGCCGGAGCTCGCCAAGCTGCGCGAGCTGCCCGTGAGCGCGCTGATCGAGGCGCAGAAGAAGGTGACTGCGGCGCGGCGCGCCGAGCTCGAGCTCGCGTTCTGCCCCACGGTCGACCCGGCCACGCTGCCCAAGCCACCGCTCGACGCCGTGCGCGAGGGCGCCGCGTCCGGAGTGGCGCTCCTGGTCGGCAGCAACCGCGACGAGATCAAGCTGTTCCGATTGGGCGTCGCCGAGTCGGCCAGCCTGTCGCCCGAGTCACTCTTGAAGCGGGTGCGCGGCACGCTGGGCGCGGTGCGCGCCGACCCGGCGCGGGCCGAAGCGCTGGTCGACACCTACCGCGCGGCGCGCGCAGGCCGCGCCTCCGTGGAGCCGGGCGAGCTCCTCGACGCGATCCAGTCCGACCGCACCTTCCGCATTCCGGCGATCCGGCTGGCCGAGGCGCAGCGGCGCAACGAGGCGCGCACCTACATGTACTTCTTCACCTGGGAGTCACCGGCGCGGCGGGGCACGCTCGGCGCGTGTCACGCTCTCGAGCTGCCCTTCGTGTTCGGCACGCTCGACGCCCCGACCATGGACCGCTTCGCGGGCAAAGGCCCGGAGGCCGACGCGCTGTCGGCGCAGATGATGGACGCCTGGATCGCCTTCGCCCGCGCCGGCGAGCCGACACACGGTGGTGTCTCCCACTGGCCGGCCTACGATACGCGCACACGGGCGACGCTCGTGTTCGATCGCGAATGTCAGCTGGTCCACGCGCCGCTCGACGCAGAGCGCGCCGCGTGGGAAGGGATTCTCTAG
- a CDS encoding anti-sigma factor yields the protein MTCEERRELVFLYAAGELEGAERDELRAHLADGCPRCLGALAESEAAITRLAASELAPVTPPESVRRALSARIALESRMLEPQQSVAAPPPRRRMRTALAAGLAAAAAAAVVLAATELRLRGAERDADTRHAALELIGSPYMRAIELSGPALGFQGHGHLYWDYHSGGCYLRATQVRAPEPGKVYVLWFTDADGAPLRGGVLQLARDGEATLLTEMPRQIDVTGEVMVTAEKDPRVEQPSADAVLHGELQHF from the coding sequence GTGACTTGCGAAGAGCGGCGCGAGCTCGTGTTCCTCTACGCGGCCGGCGAGCTCGAAGGCGCCGAGCGCGACGAGCTGCGCGCTCACCTGGCGGACGGCTGCCCGCGCTGCCTGGGCGCGCTCGCCGAGTCCGAGGCCGCGATCACGCGGCTCGCGGCCTCGGAGCTCGCGCCCGTGACTCCGCCCGAGAGCGTGCGGCGCGCGCTGTCGGCGCGCATTGCGCTCGAGAGCCGCATGCTGGAGCCGCAGCAGTCAGTCGCCGCGCCGCCGCCGCGCCGGCGCATGCGCACGGCGCTCGCGGCAGGTCTCGCGGCCGCGGCCGCGGCGGCCGTGGTGCTGGCCGCAACGGAGCTCCGCCTGCGCGGCGCCGAGCGCGACGCCGACACCCGGCACGCGGCGCTCGAGCTGATCGGCTCGCCGTACATGCGCGCGATCGAGCTCTCCGGGCCCGCGCTCGGCTTCCAGGGCCACGGCCACCTGTACTGGGACTATCACAGCGGCGGCTGCTACCTGCGCGCCACGCAGGTGCGCGCGCCCGAGCCCGGCAAGGTCTACGTGCTGTGGTTCACCGATGCCGACGGCGCGCCGCTGCGCGGCGGCGTGCTCCAGCTGGCGCGCGACGGCGAAGCCACGCTCCTCACCGAGATGCCGCGCCAGATCGACGTGACCGGCGAAGTCATGGTCACGGCCGAGAAGGACCCGCGCGTCGAGCAGCCCAGCGCCGACGCCGTGCTGCACGGCGAGCTCCAGCACTTCTAA
- a CDS encoding START domain-containing protein: MPRATSRSCSRSRLSALAACAALALAGPARADDWQTLFRSDGVTVAERPEPERALPDFRGEIELEADAYEVLAVILDVPQQTEWMWQCRVSRVLRREADDGVLVYQVLDAHWPATDRDVVFESVPHVVEPGRRLEVRFESRDDPAAPPMAELVRMPRLAGDFALEALGPGHTRVTYTVSADPGGALPAAFLRQTVRESPFDTLVGLRRRVAETRGRYAGVADSWRSRGASTR, from the coding sequence GTGCCTCGCGCTACGTCGCGTTCCTGCTCGAGAAGCCGGCTTAGCGCGCTGGCCGCGTGCGCCGCGCTCGCCCTCGCGGGCCCGGCGCGCGCCGACGACTGGCAGACGCTCTTCCGCTCCGACGGAGTCACGGTGGCCGAGCGGCCCGAGCCGGAGCGCGCGCTGCCCGATTTCCGCGGCGAGATCGAGCTCGAAGCCGACGCCTACGAGGTGCTCGCGGTGATCCTCGACGTGCCGCAACAGACCGAGTGGATGTGGCAGTGCCGGGTGAGTCGCGTGCTGCGGCGCGAGGCCGACGACGGCGTGCTCGTGTACCAGGTGCTCGACGCGCACTGGCCCGCCACCGACCGCGACGTGGTGTTCGAGAGCGTGCCGCACGTGGTCGAGCCCGGCAGGCGGCTCGAGGTGCGCTTCGAGAGCCGGGACGACCCGGCCGCGCCACCGATGGCCGAGCTCGTGCGCATGCCGCGGCTCGCGGGCGACTTCGCGCTGGAGGCGCTCGGCCCCGGCCACACGCGAGTCACCTACACGGTCTCGGCCGACCCGGGCGGCGCGCTGCCCGCCGCCTTCCTGCGCCAGACCGTGCGCGAGTCACCGTTCGACACGCTGGTCGGCCTGCGCCGGCGCGTGGCGGAGACTCGGGGCCGCTACGCCGGGGTGGCCGATTCCTGGCGCTCGCGCGGCGCTTCCACGCGGTAA
- a CDS encoding sigma-70 family RNA polymerase sigma factor codes for MAETRDDLTLMELVARRDAGALDGLYLRHASLIFALCLRILRNHAEAEEVLQEVFWELWRSSSRYAAERGSARVYLVQLARSRSLDRVRLRRRREALLAEAGGPSVVASALGGDGREVSALASALSGEQHRQVRAAMCELSEPERHALTLSFFDGLSHAEIAAQLGEPLGTVKTRIRRALLRLRHALVTPGGGVP; via the coding sequence GTGGCGGAAACCCGCGACGACCTGACCCTGATGGAGCTCGTGGCGCGGCGCGACGCCGGCGCGCTGGACGGGCTCTACCTCCGGCACGCATCCCTGATCTTCGCGTTGTGTCTGCGGATCCTGCGCAATCACGCAGAGGCCGAGGAAGTCTTGCAAGAGGTCTTCTGGGAGCTCTGGCGCTCGAGTAGCCGCTACGCCGCCGAACGCGGCAGCGCCCGGGTGTATCTCGTGCAGCTGGCGCGCAGCCGCTCGCTCGACCGCGTGCGCCTGCGCCGGCGCCGCGAGGCGCTGCTGGCCGAGGCCGGCGGCCCGTCGGTCGTGGCCTCGGCGCTGGGCGGCGACGGCCGCGAAGTGAGCGCGCTGGCGTCGGCGCTCTCCGGCGAGCAGCACCGCCAGGTGCGCGCGGCCATGTGCGAGCTCTCGGAGCCGGAGCGCCATGCGCTCACGCTCTCGTTCTTCGACGGACTGTCTCATGCGGAGATCGCTGCTCAGCTGGGCGAGCCGCTCGGCACGGTGAAGACCCGCATCCGGCGCGCGCTCCTGCGCCTGCGCCACGCGCTCGTGACTCCCGGCGGAGGTGTGCCGTGA